Proteins from a single region of Gossypium arboreum isolate Shixiya-1 chromosome 1, ASM2569848v2, whole genome shotgun sequence:
- the LOC108480884 gene encoding glutamate decarboxylase-like, which yields MVLSKTASQSDVSVHSTFASRYVRHQLPRFRMPENSIPKDAAYQIINDELMLDGNPRLNLASFVTTWMEPECNKLIMDAINKNYVDMDEYPVTTELQNRCVNMIAHLFNAPLGDSETAVGVGTVGSSEAIMLAGLAFKRKWQNKRKAEGKPYDKPNIVTGANVQVCWEKFARYFEVELKEVKLREGYYVMDPAKAVEMVDENTICVAAILGSTLNGEFEDVKLLNDLLVEKNKETGWDTPIHVDAASGGFIAPFLYPELEWDFRLPLVKSINVSGHKYGLVYAGIGWVIWRNKEDLPEELIFHINYLGADQPTFTLNFSKGSSQVIAQYYQLIRLGYEGYRNIMENCHENAMVLKEGLEKTGRFNIVSKDEGVPLVAFSLKDNKRHDEFEISEMLRRFGWIVPAYTMPADAQHITVLRVVIREDFSRTLAERLVIDIQKVLHELDTLPAKVNAKPAMAEEENSKNGTVKKTAIETQREITSYWKKFVRERKTNKNKIC from the exons ATGGTGCTATCCAAGACTGCTTCTCAATCTGATGTCTCAGTTCACTCCACTTTTGCCTCTCGTTATGTCCGACACCAACTTCCTAG GTTCAGGATGCCAGAGAACTCAATACCAAAAGACGCTGCATATCAGATCATCAACGATGAACTGATGCTTGATGGGAACCCGAGGTTGAACCTTGCCTCTTTTGTCACTACCTGGATGGAGCCTGAATGTAATAAGCTTATTATGGATGCCATTAACAAGAACTATGTCGACATGGATGAGTACCCTGTCACCACCGAGCTTCAG AATCGGTGTGTGAACATGATAGCACATTTGTTCAATGCACCACTTGGGGACTCGGAGACTGCCGTTGGAGTGGGAACCGTTGGTTCATCCGAGGCAATCATGTTGGCTGGCCTTGCCTTCAAGAGGAAGTGGCAAAACAAGCGTAAAGCTGAAGGCAAACCATATGACAAGCCCAACATCGTGACCGGAGCCAACGTTCAAGTGTGCTGGGAGAAATTCGCTAGGTACTTTGAAGTGGAGTTGAAGGAAGTGAAGCTAAGGGAAGGTTACTATGTAATGGACCCTGCCAAAGCTGTGGAAATGGTTGATGAAAACACCATCTGTGTAGCAGCCATATTGGGTTCAACCCTCAATGGTGAATTTGAAGACGTCAAGCTTTTAAACGATCTCTTGGTAGAAAAGAACAAGGAAACTGG ATGGGATACCCCAATTCATGTTGATGCAGCTAGTGGTGGATTCATTGCACCATTTTTGTACCCAGAGCTTGAGTGGGACTTTAGGCTTCCACTTGTGAAGAGCATCAATGTTAGTGGCCACAAATATGGTCTTGTTTATGCTGGAATTGGTTGGGTTATCTGGAGGAACAAGGAAGACTTGCCTGAGGAACTTATTTTCCACATTAACTACCTTGGAGCTGATCAACCCACTTTCACTCTCAATTTCTCCAAAG GTTCTAGCCAAGTCATTGCTCAGTATTACCAGCTAATTCGTTTGGGTTATGAG GGATACAGAAATATAATGGAGAACTGTCATGAAAACGCTATGGTCCTAAAAGAAGGGTTGGAGAAAACAGGTCGCTTCAACATTGTGTCAAAGGACGAAGGGGTTCCACTCGTGGCCTTCTCTCTCAAGGACAACAAGCGCCATGATGAATTCGAGATATCCGAGATGCTGCGCCGATTTGGATGGATCGTGCCGGCCTACACCATGCCGGCGGATGCTCAACACATCACGGTGCTGCGTGTGGTGATCAGGGAAGACTTCTCCCGCACCTTGGCGGAGCGTCTTGTGATTGACATCCAAAAGGTGCTTCATGAACTGGATACGCTCCCAGCAAAGGTTAATGCCAAACCGGCTATGGCTGAGGAAGAAAATAGCAAAAATGGCACAGTGAAGAAGACTGCCATTGAAACCCAGAGGGAAATCACTTCTTACTGGAAGAAATTTGTGAGAGAGAGGAAGACTAACAAGAATAAAATCTGTTAG